The following are from one region of the Trichoderma breve strain T069 chromosome 5, whole genome shotgun sequence genome:
- a CDS encoding multicopper oxidase domain-containing protein, which produces MSRLARVLLVATALQSTAWAKTVKESLRFTWESGAPNGQEREFIHTNGQFPSPTLVWDEGDDIEITVYNDMPKNVTVHWHGLDQKDTPWADGTPGLSQRPIKPGGEFVYKFKASPAGNHWYHSHERMSLVDGLYGAIHIRPKQDRTDLWRQISDDEEDIKAMEQAALDPEYLVVSDWSQYTSDEYWKISTDSGMLVFCLDSILVNGVGNLYCPGQEFLQSELAPGLVEDAFPPGTEVSDKGCFPADLDQVQGGPWNVTRRPDLIPPRVQEGCVASENANATITVDPSKNNGWVSFHIVAAATIAQIAFSVDDHPFYLYEVDGNYVKPKKFVSAVMSAGETFSVMIKLDQEPGRYQMRIPNSGASQVLGGYAVMVYEGHENDETSDSPYLSYGGNPASPEVEENSYFPWMLQTDHAEPWPPNKPRPGNADQEVLLALGRVGAPYNYTMNTKYLLPIDFHNNDPLLFYPNSTLGTESENLVIRTKNGTWVDLILQVSTLPGDESAFEHFIHKHGSKTWRIGFGSGVWNYTSVQEAIDERPEDFNLETPGLRDTWITEFSIGGVASWSVFRYYVDNPGPWLFHCHIELHLMGGMGIVIMDGVDAWPGEDTIPTEYRLT; this is translated from the exons ATGAGTCGCCTTGCGCGGGTGCTGTTGGTAGCAACTGCTTTGCAGTCCACCGCTTGGGCAAAGACAGTCAAAGAATCTTTGCGCTTTACGTGGGAGTCGGGTGCTCCAAACGGGCAGGAAAGAGAATTCATTCACACCAATGGACAATTTCCTAGCCCAACTCTCGTTTGGGACGAAGGGGATGACATTGAA ATAACAGTTTACAATGACATGCCCAAGAATGTTACTGTACACTGGCATGGCCTAGA TCAAAAGGATACTCCTTGGGCTGATGGCACGCCCGGCCTCTCGCAGCGCCCAATCAAGCCCGGTGGGGAGTTCGTATACAAGTTCAAAGCGTCTCCTGCGGGGAACCACTGGTATCACTCTCATGAGAGGATGTCTCTGGTTGATGGACTTTACGGAGCCATACACATCAG GCCGAAGCAAGATCGCACAGACCTATGGAGACAAATcagcgatgacgaagaggacaTCAAGGCTATGGAGCAGGCTGCTCTTGACCCCGAGTATCTGGTCGTATCTGATTGGAGCCAGTATACTTCCGATGAATATTGGAAGATCTCTACTGATTCGGGCATGCTCGTCTT CTGTCTCGATAGTATTCTGGTCAACGGTGTAGGTAATCTTTACTGCCCGGGCCAGGAATTCCTTCAAAGCGAGCTTGCTCCAGGTCTAGTTGAGGATGCTTTCCCACCAGGCACTGAGGTTTCAGATAAAGG ATGTTTCCCAGCGGATCTCGATCAAGTCCAAGGCGGGCCCTGGAACGTCACTAGACGCCCAGATCTTATTCCACCGCGTGTGCAAGAAGGCTGCGTTGCATCAGAGAATGCAAATGCAACTATCACTGTCGATCCATCCAAGAACAATGGCTGGGTTAGTTTCCACATTGTAGCCGCCGCTACTATTGCTCAGATTGCCTTCTCTGTTGATGATCACCCGTTTTATCTGTACGAGGTTGACGGCAATTACGTCAAGCCAAAGAAGTTCGTCTCGGCAGTCATGTCAGCAGGCGAGACTTTTTCGGTCATGATTAAACTTGATCAAGAACCAGGTAGATACCAGATGCGCATACCCAACTCTGGAGCCTCGCAGGTACTCGGGGGTTACGCTGTAATGGTCTACGAAGGGCATGAGAACGATGAGACATCGGATTCACCATACCTTTCTTATGGAGGCAACCCTGCTTCACCAGAGGTCGAGGAAAATTCATACTTCCCATGGATGCTGCAGACGGACCATGCGGAGCCTTGGCCCCCGAACAAGCCCCGACCTGGCAATGCTGACCAGGAAGTTCTTCTCGCACTTGGTCGCGTTGGCGCACCTTACAATTATACCATGAACACCAAGTACCTATTACCCATCGATTTTCATAACAATGACCCATTGTTATTCTACCCCAACTCTACCCTCGGCACCGAGAGTGAGAACCTAGTGATCCGTACTAAGAATGGAACCTGGGTCGATCTTATTCTGCAGGTCTCTACTCTGCCTGGCGATGAATCTGCCTTTGAGCACTTCATTCACAAGCACGGCAGCAAGACGTGGAGAATTGGCTTTGGCTCTGGTGTTTGGAACTATACCAGTGTTCAAGAGGCAATCGATGAGCGGCCCGAGGATTTCAACCTGGAGACCCCTGGCTTGCGCGACACATGGATCACAGAGTTCTCTATCGGTGGCGTGGCCTCTTGGAGCGTTTTCAGATACTATGTGGATAATCCAGGTCCATGGCTGTTCCACTGCCATATCGAGCTCCATCTGATGGGCGGAATGGGCATTGTCATCATGGATGGTGTGGATGCCTGGCCCGGGGAAGATACTATCCCAACCGAGTATAGGCTCACTTAA
- a CDS encoding fungal chitosanase of glycosyl hydrolase group 75 domain-containing protein, whose product MYSKTIFTVAALGAVASAFDLPDNLRQIYDNHISGNCQNPLSDAFEGGAQYCGDIPNVIFLKGSDGNYDNMDVDCDGANNSAGACSNDPSGQGQTAFQDTVQSFGIEDLDANIHPYVVFGNEGASPSFAPQDFGMEPLSIVAVVCNNQVFYGVWGDTNGFTSTGESSISLAQLCFPNDGLTGDNGHDQKDVLYLGFTGSGAVPGASANWSAGSTEEFENSIKDLGDSLVAGLPA is encoded by the exons ATGTACTCCAAGACCATCTTTACAGTCGCCGCTCTTGGCGCAGTCGCATCTGCTTTCGATCTCCCCGATAACCTGAGACAAATCTACGATAACCACATC TCTGGTAACTGTCAAAACCCTCTGTCCGATGCCTTCGAAGGCGGTGCACAGTACTGTGGCGACATCCCAAATGTCATCTTCCTGAAGGGTTCCGACGGCAATTATGACAACATGGACGTTGACTGTGACGGTGCCAACAACTCAGCTGGAGCCTGCTCAAATGACCCCAGTGGCCAAGGGCAGACCGCATTCCAGGATACCGTTCAGAGCTTCGGCATCGAAGACCTCGATGCCAACATTCACCCTTACGTCGTATTCGGCAACGAGGGTGCCAGCCCTTCCTTTGCGCCCCAGGACTTTGGAATGGAGCCTTTGAGCATTGTTGCCGTTGTTTGCAACAATCAAGTG TTCTATGGCGTTTGGGGTGATACCAACGGCTTCACCTCTACTGGAGAGTCCTCTATTTCTCTAGCGCAACTCTGCTTCCCCAATGATGGCCTCACCGGTGACAACGGACACGACCAGAAGGACGTTCTATACCTTGGTTTCACTGGCTCAGGTGCTGTGCCTGGTGCTAGCGCTAACTGGAGTGCCGGAAGCACCGAAGAATTTGAGAATAGCATCAAGGATCTCGGTGATAGCCTTGTTGCGGGTCTTCCGGCTTAA
- a CDS encoding GMC oxidoreductase domain-containing protein: protein MSTHKEGTAYDIIFAGGGTAACIVAGRLAKADPNLSILIVERGKNNLNDPNVVNASRYLYHLAPNSQTSIAYKGNKTADLNGREPIVTTGGMLGGGSSINFAMYTRASGVDYDSWNTEGWDAKSLLPFANKLETHHLDHPAVDKSLHGYDGPINVSFGCYHAKEAQDDILAGAEAVGLPEIPDMQDFKTIGGFSRWLRYVSLDGKRQDTAHRYVHPLMASGKYPNLHLLVESTISRVIFEGNRAVGVEYLPTASNQPVANFTKGPPLTIKARKLVVVSAGALGTPLILERSGVGNAELLKKLDIPVVADVPGVGEEYQDHNLIFYKYKTTLKPDETLDVLNRGDVDFYEAAEKKNPVVTWNGVDLAAKLRPTDEEVAKLDQEFQDHWNRDFKEQKERPLMLLAVVSTYLGDYKTLPEEQSGPSQYLSIGMYTGYPYSRGDIHITSKDPDAPPSFNTGFLSKRVDMTKQLWAYKKQREIFRRTNGFVSELAVAHPNFRQGSKAALRTAPEVKDGFKTLEERKRLPPIEYDEEDDKAIEEFIRSNIETTWHSLGTCKMAPKEKGGVVDKDLNVYGTVGLKLCDLSIAPENVGANTNNSALIVGEKGADIIAKELGLYCN from the exons ATGTCTACTCACAAAGAGGGAACTGCATACGACATCATATTCGCTGGAG GAGGCACCGCGGCCTGTATTGTAGCCGGGCGGCTGGCGAAAGCAGATCCCAATCTGTCTATCCTTATTGTCGAGCGTGGCAAGAACAATTTAAATGACCCAAATGTCGTCAATGCCTCCAGATATCTCTACCATCTAGCTCCAAACTCCCAAACATCCATCGCCTACAAAGGTAACAAGACGGCTGATCTCAATGGACGAGAGCCCATTGTTACCACAGGAGGCATGCTTGGCGGAGGTTCATCCATCAATTTTGCAATGTATACTAGAG CATCGGGCGTTGATTACGACTCCTGGAATACAGAAGGATGGGATGCGAAGAGTCTTTTGCCCTTTGCAAACAAGTTGGAGACGCACCATCTTGACCACCCTGCAGTTGACAAGAGCTTGCATGGTTATGACGGCCCAATCAATGTCTCTTTTGGCTGCTACCacgccaaagaagcccaagacgaCATACTAGCCGGTGCTGAGGCTGTTGGGCTTCCGGAGATTCCTGATATGCAAGACTTCAAGACTATCGGTGGCTTCTCTCGATGGCTGCGATATGTTTCGCTCGATGGGAAGCGACAAGATACGGCTCATCGCTACGTTCATCCTCTTATGGCTTCGGGAAAATACCCCAACCTTCATCTGCTTGTTGAAAGCACCATCAGTCGTGTCATTTTTGAAGGCAATCGAGCTGTTGGAGTGGAATATCTACCAACTGCATCCAACCAGCCTGTGGCTAATTTTACCAAAGGGCCGCCGCTGACTATTAAGGCAAGAAAACTTGTCGTAGTCTCAGCAGGAGCTCTTGGAACGCCGCTGATCCTTGAGCGATCTGGAGTTGGCAATGCTGAActgctcaagaagctggatATTCCCGTCGTTGCTGATGTACCAGGTGTTGGCGAGGAATATCAGGATCACAACCTAATCTTTTACAAGTACAAGACAACGCTGAAGCCCGATGAGACTCTTGATGTTTTGAATCGAGGCGATGTCGACTTTTACGAGGCGGCTGAGAAAAAGAACCCTGTCGTTACCTGGAACGGAGTCGATCTGGCAGCCAAACTTCGCCCgacagatgaagaagttgcaAAGTTGGATCAAGAGTTCCAAGACCATTGGAATCGCGACTTCAAAGAGCAAAAGGAAAGACCCTTGATGCTCCTAGCCGTCGTCAGTACTTATCTTGGTGACTACAAGACTTTGCCTGAAGAACAAAGTGGACCGTCTCAGTACCTCTCCATTGGCATGTACACAGGCTATCCGTATTCTCGAGGTGACATTCACATCACCTCCAAAGACCCTGACGCCCCACCTTCCTTCAACACAGGTTTCCTCTCTAAGAGAGTAGATATGACAAAGCAACTTTGGGCATACAAGAAGCAGCGAGAAATCTTTCGTCGCACGAATGGGTTTGTAAGCGAGCTTGCTGTGGCACATCCCAACTTCCGTCAAGGCAGCAAAGCTGCTCTGCGAACAGCGCCTGAAGTTAAGGATGGCTTCAAGACgcttgaagagagaaagcgtCTACCGCCAATTGAGtacgatgaggaagacgacaAGGCTATCGAAGAGTTTATCCGGTCGAACATTGAGACGACGTGGCATTCTTTGGGGACTTGTAAGATGGCTCCAAAGGAGAAAGGTGGTGTTGTGGACAAGGATCTCAATGTTTATGGCACAGTTGGGTTGAAGCTTTGCG ATCTCTCAATTGCACCCGAGAATGTTGGCGCCAATACGAACAACTCGGCTCTTATTGTTGGAGAAAAGGGAGCAGATATCATAGCCAAGGAATTAGGCTTGTATTGTAATTGA
- a CDS encoding major facilitator superfamily domain-containing protein yields the protein MAADLNSASLPGVEKAASQVVANDNEKNVDKSAADLVRNIKSPGVSRIEAISSCITLVDRIAIFLSVLLLAYCYGLDGTLRYTYQPYATGSWDSHSLLSTINVIRAVIAAAAQPTAAKIADVFGRVELICVSVFFYVLGTVIEAAATNIATYAGGNVIYQVGYTMVLLLVEVIIADITSTRARLFFSYIPALPFIINAWISGNVANSVLGATTWRWGIGMWSIIYPVCALPLIISLSIVGRRARKQGLLVNYRSSFEQLGFKNLIVELFWLLDVIGILLLIAVFALILVPFTLAGGIHSEWRTAHIIAPLVVGVCCIPFFIWWELKAPHPLVPFFLMKDRAVWAPMGIAVCLNFAWTMQGDFLYTVLVVAFNFSITTATRVTSLYSFVSVIIGAILGLVVYRVRRLKIFVVAGTCLFMVAFGLLIRYRGSTTGSSRVGVIAAQVVLGLAGGMFPYTAQASIQVGLKHEHLAVMTGLYLAVYNIGSALGNTVSGALWTQLLPKALETRLANINSTLAIEAYGNPLVAILPYPPGTPERDAIVDSYQYIQRLLAITGICICVPLIAFSLAIRNPRLTGEQTLAVDSDVEEAQVENAHK from the coding sequence ATGGCTGCCGACTTGAACTCCGCCTCCCTGCCTGGGGTGGAAAAGGCTGCAAGCCAAGTCGTAGCCAACGATAATGAGAAGAATGTCGACAAGTCCGCTGCCGACCTCGTCAGAAACATCAAGTCGCCTGGTGTTTCCCGTATCGAGGCCATCTCGAGCTGCATCACCCTGGTCGACCGCATCGCAATCTTCCTCAGCGTCCTTCTGCTTGCCTACTGCTATGGCCTTGACGGCACTCTGCGATACACCTACCAGCCGTATGCCACTGGTTCGTGGGACAGCCACTCTCTGCTGTCGACCATCAACGTCATCCGCGCCGTCATCGCAGCGGCTGCTCAAcccaccgccgccaagaTTGCCGACGTCTTTGGCCGTGTCGAGCTGATCTGCGTCTCTGTGTTTTTCTACGTCCTTGGAACGGTTATTGAGGCCGCAGCCACCAATATCGCAACGTATGCTGGCGGCAATGTCATCTACCAAGTCGGCTATACCATGgtcctgctgctggttgagGTCATCATTGCCGACATCACCTCGACCCGCGcccgtctcttcttcagctatATTCCAGCCTTGcccttcatcatcaatgcATGGATCAGCGGCAACGTTGCCAACTCCGTCTTGGGAGCGACTACCTGGCGATGGGGTATCGGAATGTGGTCCATCATTTACCCAGTCTGCGCTCTGCcgctcatcatcagcctctcGATCGTGGGCCGTCGCGCTAGGAAGCAGGGCCTCCTTGTCAACTATCGCTCAtcctttgagcagctcggcTTCAAGAATCTCATCGTCGAGCTCTTCTGGTTGCTGGATGTGATcggcatcctcctcctcatcgccgtCTTTGCCCTCATTCTTGTGCCATTCACTCTAGCTGGCGGTATCCACAGCGAGTGGCGCACTGCCCACATCATTGCACCGCTCGTCGTTGGTGTTTGCTGCATcccattcttcatctggtGGGAGCTCAAGGCTCCTCACCCGCTGGTCCCATTCTTCCTCATGAAGGATCGAGCTGTGTGGGCACCGATGGGCATTGCCGTCTGCCTCAACTTTGCCTGGACGATGCAAGGTGACTTTCTTTATACTGTTCTCGTCGTCGCcttcaacttctccatcaCGACCGCGACCCGAGTCACTTCACTATACTCGTTCGTCAGCGTCATTATCGGAGCCATTCTCGGCTTGGTGGTTTACAGAGTTCGTCGCCTCAAAatcttcgtcgtcgccgGAACCTGTCTCTTCATGGTAGCCTTTGGATTGCTCATCCGTTACCGTGGATCTACTACGGGCTCCAGCCGAGTCGGCGTCATTGCAGCTCAGGTTGTTCTGGGTCTCGCTGGAGGAATGTTCCCATACACTGCACAGGCATCTATCCAAGTTGGCCTGAAGCACGAGCATTTGGCCGTCATGACGGGTCTCTACCTGGCAGTGTACAACATTGGATCTGCCTTGGGAAATACCGTCTCTGGAGCCTTGTGGACACAGCTGCTCCCCAAAGCTTTGGAAACAAGACTGGCAAACATCAATTCTACATTGGCGATCGAAGCTTATGGCAACCCTCTTGTGGCCATTCTTCCATACCCTCCTGGTACACCCGAGAGAGACGCCATTGTTGATTCATATCAGTATATTCAGCGCCTGCTCGCCATCACTGGTATTTGCATCTGCGTTCCACTCATTGCATTTTCGCTCGCAATTCGCAACCCTCGCCTCACTGGTGAACAGACCTTGGCTGTGGATTCAGACGTTGAAGAGGCGCAGGTGGAAAACGCACACAAATAA
- a CDS encoding polysaccharide deacetylase domain-containing protein: MLGYSFILSVSLAALSIESAYGAAFIPQSPIARSKVSISAQSKRDGIQAANADFMPLSVDFPITEDGRCGVNFGTRCENDECCSSEGWCGTGYYYCSAPACQFDYGPHCDANRRPKGANTEDWPRDHVGSVPYGEAIYHCTKPGTVALTFDDGPWDYTEKLLDILEERGARATFFITGRNLGKGAINDPSTDWPRLIHRMKADGHQIGSHTWSHQRLPTVDRSRVRQQMLFNEIAIADILGFFPTYMRPPYSASDTNVDEWLGELGYHVTYFNLDTEGYLHEADIEISQIIAEKAFEGKDPETDSYLQIEHDTVAESVHTLVPYLLDLLYDAGFEAVTVGECLGDPEENWYRSSPLMDLTLLLTRPSPWFIITLPLTVVAALHMATLLV; the protein is encoded by the exons ATGTTAGGCTACTCTTTCATTCTCAGCGTCTCTCTTGCGGCTCTTTCTATCGAGAGTGCATATGGGGCAGCATTTATCCCGCAAAGCCCAATAGCGAGAAGTAAGGTTTCGATTTCTGCTCAGTCAAAAAGAGATGGTATTCAAGCTGCCAACGCCGATTTTATGCCATTATCGGTAGATTTTCCAATTACGGAGGACGGCCGTTGTGGTGTAAATTTCGGCACCAGATGTGAGAACGATGAATGCTGTTCTAGCGAAGG ATGGTGCGGAACCGGATACTATTACTGTTCGGCTCCTGCGTGCCAGTTTGACTATGGTCCTCACTGCGATGCCAATAGGCGACCCAAAGGGGCTAACACTGAAGACTGGCCCCGAGATCATGTGGGTTCTGTGCCATATGGAGAAGCGATTTATCATTGCACCAAGCCGGGCACTGTAGCCTTGACTTTTGACGATGGCCCATGGGACTACAccgagaagctgctggacaTTCTTGAG GAACGTGGGGCTAGAGCTACCTTCTTCATTACAGGTCGCAATCTGGGAAAAGGAGCAATCAATGACCCATCCACTGACTGGCCTCGTCTTATCCATCGTATGAAGGCGGATGGTCACCAAATTGGCAGTCACACTTGGTCCCATCAACGCCTGCCCACGGTCGACAGGTCCCGAGTCCGTCAGCAGATGCTCTTTAACGAGATTGCCATTGCAGAcattcttggcttctttccCACATATATGCGACCCCCCTACTCTGCCAGTGATACAAACGTTGATGAGTGGCTCGGCGAATTGGGATACCACGTCACGTATTTCAATCTCGACACTGAAGGTTACTTGCACGAAGCTGATATTGAGATCTCCCAGATTATTGCTGAAAAGGCATTTGAAGGAAAGGATCCAGAGACTGATTCATACCTCCAAATCGAACACGACACAGTAGCTGAGTCAGTGCACACTCTTGTCCCGTACCTACTCGATCTTCTTTACGACGCCGGTTTCGAGGCTGTCACTGTCGGTGAATGTCTCGGAGATCCAGAAGAGAATTGGTACCGAAG TTCCCCGCTAATGGATCTTACCCTGCTGTTAACGCGTCCCTCCCCGTGGTTTATCATAACCCTACCACTGACGGTCGTTGCGGCCCTTCACATGGCAACACTACTTGTATGA
- a CDS encoding heterokaryon incompatibility protein (HET) domain-containing protein: MQLQPIFVKDAEKVEATCQFCSLLLREARNLTRSGRVIRQVDGQPLTFFFERDCQTGVAEHGLAEFTKTIILKVDLLPVPTPEDFEIKFNICPIFTDRGDDHLQCVQFVSTDSIDLGLCSKWLRDCETRHLPYCRDLGQEIDKLPLPQEFRLVDTIDNCIIPAPQDCRYIALSYVWGRAATLKLSEDNAETFERPGSLTQHIADVPRTVQDAMRVVRSMGERYLWVDRLCIIQDSPKKDEQIAKMDSIYGAAVLTIVAAYGSDANAGLRGVRPGSRTFNQSAATIWHDLTLVAAAPSPGDITESIWATRGWTYQEQLLSQRLLVFTTEGQAVWQCASSHLLEDTSSIIKARPVRRLRQLRDSLRFNERQPVPIPTLSPLPLQRPDAITEYMAVVQGYTKRRFTFEDDVLAAFQGFGSILQRYLNSRFLAGLPEAYLDQALLWIPSIQQKRREGNEKYLPSWSWVGWSGHAHYQDLGSSNTERIVPVVKWYYTENSQIAKPINQIGIGIDESRFGRERSSNTFCWVPIFELLADSLDVLPTSNLDSQQRPLLQFWTSCSLFHIASRQRDRLITGQRESSLNRPIKVHIFLGESERQLSGYLILNGERLPELDMFRHEFIVLSEAQFSGFNPVTSACTPSAESLMYNVMLIEWDDNREMASRLGIGRVLKQAWDASNPVIKFVTLS; the protein is encoded by the coding sequence ATGCAACTGCAACCTATTTTCGTCAAAGATGCCGAAAAAGTTGAAGCCACCTGCCAGTTCTGCAGTCTTCTGCTCCGAGAGGCACGAAATCTGACACGCAGTGGTCGTGTTATTCGCCAGGTCGACGGTCAACCCCTGACATTCTTCTTCGAGCGCGACTGTCAGACGGGCGTTGCAGAGCATGGCCTCGCTGAGTTCACAAAAACTATCATCCTAAAAGTCGATCTACTTCCAGTGCCGACTCCAGAAGATTTCGAGATTAAGTTTAACATTTGCCCTATTTTCACGGATAGAGGCGATGATCACCTTCAGTGTGTCCAGTTTGTCTCCACAGACAGCATAGACTTGGGTTTGTGCAGCAAGTGGCTCCGAGATTGCGAGACACGGCATCTACCGTATTGTCGGGACCTTGGTCAGGAAATAGACAAGTTACCCTTGCCTCAAGAGTTTCGTTTGGTTGATACCATCGATAACTGCATCATTCCAGCGCCTCAAGATTGTCGTTATATCGCACTAAGCTATGTCTGGGGCCGGGCTGCAACGTTAAAACTTAGCGAGGATAACGCGGAGACATTTGAACGCCCTGGAAGCCTAACACAGCATATAGCCGACGTACCCAGGACAGTTCAAGACGCAATGCGCGTGGTCAGATCTATGGGTGAAAGATATTTATGGGTCGATCGTCTCTGTATCATTCAGGACTCACCTAAAAAAGATGAACAAATTGCCAAAATGGACAGCATTTACGGAGCTGCGGTCCTGACAATAGTTGCCGCATATGGGTCAGATGCTAATGCTGGACTGAGAGGAGTTCGCCCAGGCTCGCGAACCTTTAACCAGTCTGCAGCCACTATCTGGCACGACCTCACTCTTGTGGCAGCTGCCCCATCACCAGGTGATATTACAGAGTCAATATGGGCAACTCGAGGGTGGACGTACCAAGAACAACTGCTATCACAGCGATTGCTGGTTTTCACAACAGAAGGTCAGGCAGTGTGGCAATGTGCATCTAGCCATCTATTAGAGGACACTTCATCTATCATCAAAGCCCGCCCAGTGAGGCGCCTTAGACAATTACGGGACAGCTTGAGGTTCAATGAACGCCAGCCAGTGCCGATCCCGACGCTGTCACCACTGCCTCTACAAAGGCCAGATGCAATCACTGAGTACATGGCGGTGGTTCAAGGTTACACCAAGAGACGGTTTACCTTTGAAGATGACGTTTTGGCTGCATTTCAAGGTTTTGGAAGTATCCTTCAGCGCTATCTGAACTCTAGGTTTCTTGCTGGCCTTCCAGAAGCTTACCTGGATCAGGCATTGTTGTGGATTCCATCAATTCAGCAAAAGCGGAGAGAAGGCAACGAGAAGTATTTGCCTAGTTGGTCCTGGGTAGGATGGAGTGGGCACGCACATTACCAAGATCTGGGCTCCTCAAACACCGAGAGAATAGTGCCTGTTGTAAAATGGTATTACACAGAGAATAGCCAGATCGCCAAGCCTATCAATCAGATCGGTATTGGAATAGATGAGTCACGAtttgggagagagaggagctcAAATACGTTCTGCTGGGTACCTATTTTTGAGCTACTGGCTGATTCACTAGACGTGCTGCCAACAAGCAATCTGGATTCACAGCAGCGTCCACTGCTGCAATTCTGGACCTCTTGCTCGCTGTTCCACATCGCTTCACGGCAGAGAGATCGCCTGATTACGGGTCAGAGAGAGTCATCATTGAATCGTCCGATCAAAGTACACATTTTTCTGGGGGAATCAGAGAGACAGCTCAGTGGATACCTCATCTTGAATGGGGAAAGGTTGCCAGAGCTTGATATGTTTCGACACGAATTTATCGTCTTGTCCGAAGCCCAGTTTTCCGGATTCAATCCTGTTACTTCAGCATGTACACCGTCAGCAGAGAGTTTGATGTACAATGTGATGCTGATTGAATGGGATGACAACCGGGAGATGGCATCTCGATTGGGAATTGGGAGAGTGCTGAAGCAGGCCTGGGACGCGTCAAATCCTGTCATCAAGTTCGTCACGCTGAGTTAA